One genomic region from Jiangella sp. DSM 45060 encodes:
- a CDS encoding DNA polymerase Y family protein: MSRRRVLVVWCPDWPVVAAVAEGDVGQGGAGQGGGQSDAGGDAPVVVLAANAVVACNEAARAEGVRRGMRRRDAQSRCPELILVDHNPDRDARVFEPVLVAVEQLRPGVAPLRPGLLAVHAPGRFYGGEESAGALIAERLVRAGVWDCRIGIADDLFTAERAARQAGPQETVVVAAGGSAAFLRGLPVGVIDDDEVAGLLRRLGLQTLGDFARLDPDDVQARFGGYGAKVHRLARGEDASRLGARTPPPDLECQVRFEPPLDTVEAVSFSVRQSADRFVAQLASRGLVCTEVLIEAECDHEIASSRVWAHSRWFSAADLVDRVHWQLRGAQGVTKPVELVRFVPDTIEPAGAHAAALWGGGTDERVERAVARVQGMLGPHAVTVPAVQGGRAPADRQALVPWGERPVGLRPDDLPWPGSLPPPAPVRVYAEPRPATVVDDRGQLVWVSERGVVSAPPTRFRQTTGDAGGGWHPIGAWAGPWPVDELWWEHPAGWVARFQIVGVDGRAWLMTCADDGWYIEAAYD; the protein is encoded by the coding sequence ATGAGCCGCCGGCGGGTGCTGGTCGTGTGGTGCCCGGACTGGCCGGTGGTCGCCGCCGTGGCCGAGGGCGACGTCGGCCAGGGCGGCGCCGGCCAGGGCGGCGGCCAGAGCGACGCCGGCGGCGACGCGCCGGTCGTGGTGCTGGCCGCGAACGCCGTCGTCGCCTGCAACGAGGCGGCCCGGGCCGAGGGCGTCCGCCGCGGCATGCGCCGCCGCGACGCCCAGTCGCGCTGCCCCGAGCTGATCCTCGTCGACCACAACCCCGATCGCGACGCCCGGGTGTTCGAGCCGGTGCTGGTGGCGGTCGAGCAGCTGCGGCCGGGCGTGGCGCCGCTGCGGCCGGGGCTGCTGGCGGTGCACGCGCCGGGCCGGTTCTACGGCGGCGAGGAGTCCGCGGGCGCGCTCATCGCCGAACGGCTGGTCCGGGCCGGCGTGTGGGACTGCCGCATCGGCATCGCCGACGACCTGTTCACCGCCGAGCGGGCGGCGCGGCAGGCCGGCCCGCAGGAGACGGTGGTGGTCGCGGCGGGCGGGTCGGCGGCGTTCCTGCGCGGCCTCCCGGTCGGGGTCATCGACGACGACGAGGTCGCGGGCCTGCTGCGGCGGCTGGGGCTGCAGACGCTCGGCGACTTCGCCCGGCTCGACCCCGACGACGTCCAGGCGCGGTTCGGCGGCTACGGCGCCAAGGTGCACCGGCTGGCCCGCGGCGAGGACGCGTCCCGGCTCGGCGCCCGCACGCCGCCGCCCGACCTCGAGTGCCAGGTCCGGTTCGAGCCGCCGCTCGACACCGTCGAGGCCGTCAGCTTCAGCGTCCGCCAGAGCGCCGACCGCTTCGTCGCCCAGCTGGCCTCGCGCGGGCTGGTCTGCACCGAGGTGCTGATCGAGGCCGAGTGCGACCACGAGATCGCGTCGTCGCGGGTGTGGGCGCACTCGCGCTGGTTCAGCGCGGCCGACCTCGTCGACCGCGTCCACTGGCAGCTGCGCGGCGCCCAGGGCGTCACGAAACCGGTCGAGCTGGTCCGGTTCGTCCCCGACACCATCGAGCCGGCCGGCGCGCACGCCGCCGCGCTGTGGGGCGGCGGCACCGACGAACGGGTCGAGCGGGCGGTCGCGCGGGTCCAGGGCATGCTCGGCCCGCACGCCGTCACCGTCCCGGCGGTGCAGGGCGGCCGCGCGCCGGCCGACCGCCAGGCGCTGGTCCCGTGGGGCGAGCGGCCGGTCGGGCTGCGGCCGGACGACCTCCCGTGGCCGGGCAGCCTCCCGCCGCCGGCGCCGGTGCGGGTCTACGCCGAGCCGCGCCCGGCCACCGTCGTCGACGACCGCGGACAGCTGGTGTGGGTGAGCGAGCGCGGCGTGGTCAGCGCCCCGCCGACCCGGTTCCGGCAGACGACGGGCGACGCAGGCGGCGGCTGGCACCCCATCGGCGCGTGGGCGGGTCCGTGGCCGGTCGACGAGCTGTGGTGGGAGCACCCGGCCGGCTGGGTGGCCCGGTTCCAGATCGTCGGCGTCGACGGCCGGGCCTGGCTGATGACCTGCGCCGACGACGGCTGGTACATCGAGGCCGCCTATGACTGA
- a CDS encoding error-prone DNA polymerase gives MGWNNPPIPWGELERRLSDRPTVPPEDGPGSRKRKPYKRKAEVVRPDEPVVPYAELHAHSNFSFLDGASGPDRLVEAAIELGLHGLALTDHDGFYGAPLFAEIAQKYAAENLRTIYGAELSLGLDAPQNGVPDPRGQHLLVLARGVEGYHRLAGAITDAQLKGEEKGKPEYDLDTLAGTGRGHWLVLTGCRKGAVRSTLAGRGPAAAATELDRLTTLFGREHVVVELFDHGHPSDDDVNRLLAGLAADRGLPVVATNNVHYADPGDHRLASAMAAIRARRSLTEMNGWLPAWGAASLRTGREMADRFAGYPGAVARSVELAGELAFDLHKASPRLPKEHIPDGHTAMSWLRILVDRGFQRYYRGVKHERAARERVDYELEIIDKKDFAGYFVIVHDIVAFARDEGILCQGRGSAASSAVCYALGVTAIDPVFHDLPFERFISVNRDEEPDIDVDFDSDRREEVIQKVYEWYGRRNAAQVANVISYRPKMAVRDAAKALGYSPGQQDAWSKQTDSWSAVAGQDVADHEIPGPVVDLANQLMRAPRHLGIHSGGMVLTERPIGQVCPIEWARMENRTVLQWDKDACESMGLVKFDLLGLGMLSALNHAFTMIAGHLGEAWELQSVPKEEPAVYDMLCRGDSIGVFQVESRAQIGTLPRLRPRKFYDLAIEIALIRPGPIQGGAVHPYIRRATGKEEATYVHDDLKPVLERTLGVPLFQEQLMGMAMAVGDCTPDDADLLRRAMGSKRGIERIESIKEKLYKGMARRGITGPDADQLYAKILSFANFGFAESHALSFAKLVYVSSWLKLHYPAAFLAALLRAQPMGFYSAQSLVHDARRHGVRVLRPDIASSGAVAGLEPDGDARPGRLAECLRPEHEVAEWVPGTPDPTPRHRRDTGFAVRLGLDSVRGISKDVAEAIVEAREERPFRDPTDLSRRAALDARQLEALATAGAFDGFGLTRREALWNAGYVETAGQLEAVTATPAPPALPGMSDVELTLADLWATSISPTGHPIAHLRPLLRSEGILAVEDLATAEPNRRVTVAGVVTHRQRPGTAGGITFLNIEDETGMLNVVCGGGLWQRHRRVARNAACMIVRGMLERKDGVINLVADRLASLEELHPEAARALHARHRSRDFH, from the coding sequence GTGGGGTGGAACAACCCGCCGATCCCGTGGGGTGAGCTGGAGCGCCGGTTGTCCGACCGGCCGACGGTGCCGCCCGAGGACGGCCCGGGGTCGCGCAAGCGCAAGCCGTACAAGCGCAAGGCCGAGGTGGTCCGGCCGGACGAGCCGGTCGTGCCGTACGCCGAGCTGCACGCGCACAGCAACTTCAGCTTCCTCGACGGCGCCAGCGGGCCGGACCGCCTGGTCGAGGCCGCCATCGAGCTGGGGCTGCACGGGCTGGCGCTGACCGACCACGACGGCTTCTACGGCGCGCCGCTGTTCGCCGAGATCGCCCAGAAGTACGCCGCCGAGAACCTGCGCACCATCTACGGCGCGGAGCTGTCGCTGGGCCTCGACGCGCCGCAGAACGGCGTCCCCGACCCCCGCGGGCAGCACCTGCTCGTGCTGGCCCGCGGCGTCGAGGGCTACCACCGGCTGGCCGGCGCCATCACCGACGCGCAGCTGAAGGGCGAGGAGAAGGGCAAGCCCGAGTACGACCTCGACACCCTCGCCGGCACCGGTCGCGGGCACTGGCTGGTGCTCACCGGCTGCCGCAAGGGCGCCGTCCGCTCCACCCTGGCCGGACGCGGACCGGCCGCTGCCGCCACCGAGCTGGACCGGCTGACCACGCTGTTCGGCCGCGAGCACGTCGTCGTCGAGCTGTTCGACCACGGCCATCCCAGCGACGACGACGTCAACCGGCTGCTGGCCGGCCTCGCCGCCGACCGCGGACTGCCCGTCGTCGCCACCAACAACGTCCACTACGCCGACCCCGGCGACCACCGGCTGGCCTCGGCCATGGCGGCCATCCGGGCCCGGCGCAGCCTCACCGAGATGAACGGCTGGCTGCCGGCGTGGGGCGCGGCGTCGCTGCGCACCGGACGCGAGATGGCCGACCGGTTCGCCGGCTACCCGGGCGCCGTCGCGCGCTCCGTCGAGCTGGCCGGCGAGCTCGCGTTCGACCTGCACAAGGCCAGCCCGCGCCTGCCGAAGGAACACATCCCTGACGGCCACACCGCGATGAGCTGGCTGCGCATCCTGGTCGACCGCGGCTTCCAGCGCTACTACCGCGGCGTGAAGCACGAGCGGGCGGCCCGCGAGCGCGTCGACTACGAGCTGGAGATCATCGACAAGAAGGACTTCGCCGGCTACTTCGTCATCGTCCACGACATCGTGGCGTTCGCCCGCGACGAAGGCATCCTCTGCCAGGGACGGGGCTCGGCGGCCAGCTCGGCGGTCTGTTACGCGCTCGGCGTCACCGCCATCGACCCTGTCTTCCACGACCTGCCGTTCGAGCGGTTCATCTCCGTCAACCGCGACGAAGAGCCCGACATCGACGTCGACTTCGACTCCGACCGGCGCGAAGAGGTCATCCAGAAGGTCTACGAGTGGTACGGCCGGCGCAACGCCGCCCAGGTCGCCAACGTCATCAGCTACCGGCCGAAGATGGCAGTCCGCGACGCCGCCAAGGCGCTGGGCTACTCGCCGGGACAGCAGGACGCGTGGTCGAAGCAGACCGACAGCTGGTCCGCGGTCGCCGGTCAGGACGTCGCCGACCACGAGATCCCCGGGCCCGTCGTCGACCTCGCCAACCAGCTCATGCGCGCGCCGCGGCACCTGGGCATCCACTCCGGCGGCATGGTCCTGACCGAGCGGCCGATCGGCCAGGTGTGCCCCATCGAGTGGGCGCGCATGGAGAACCGCACCGTCCTGCAGTGGGACAAGGACGCCTGCGAGTCGATGGGGCTGGTCAAGTTCGACCTGCTCGGCCTGGGCATGCTGAGCGCGCTCAACCACGCGTTCACCATGATCGCCGGGCACCTCGGCGAGGCGTGGGAGCTGCAGAGCGTCCCCAAGGAGGAGCCGGCGGTCTACGACATGCTCTGCCGGGGCGACTCCATCGGCGTGTTCCAGGTCGAGAGCCGGGCCCAGATCGGGACGCTGCCGCGGCTGCGGCCGCGCAAGTTCTACGACCTCGCCATCGAGATCGCGCTGATCCGCCCCGGCCCGATCCAGGGCGGCGCCGTCCATCCGTACATCCGCCGCGCCACCGGCAAGGAGGAGGCCACCTATGTGCACGACGACCTGAAGCCGGTGCTGGAGCGGACCCTCGGCGTGCCGCTGTTCCAGGAACAGCTCATGGGCATGGCCATGGCCGTCGGCGACTGCACCCCCGACGACGCCGACCTGCTGCGCCGGGCCATGGGCTCCAAGCGCGGCATCGAGCGCATCGAGAGCATCAAGGAGAAGCTGTACAAGGGCATGGCCAGGCGCGGCATCACCGGCCCCGATGCCGACCAGCTCTACGCCAAGATCCTCTCGTTCGCGAACTTCGGCTTCGCCGAGAGCCACGCGCTGTCCTTCGCCAAGCTCGTCTACGTCAGCTCGTGGCTCAAGCTGCACTACCCGGCGGCGTTCCTGGCCGCGCTGCTGCGGGCCCAGCCGATGGGGTTCTACTCGGCGCAGTCGCTGGTCCACGACGCCCGGCGGCACGGCGTGCGGGTGCTGCGCCCCGACATCGCGTCCTCCGGCGCCGTCGCCGGTCTCGAGCCCGACGGCGACGCCCGGCCGGGCAGGCTGGCCGAGTGCCTGCGCCCGGAGCACGAGGTCGCCGAGTGGGTCCCGGGCACTCCCGACCCGACGCCGCGGCACCGCCGCGACACCGGCTTCGCGGTCCGGCTCGGCCTCGACTCCGTCCGGGGCATCAGCAAGGACGTCGCCGAGGCCATCGTCGAGGCCCGCGAGGAGCGGCCGTTCCGCGACCCCACCGACCTCTCCCGCCGGGCCGCCCTCGACGCCCGGCAGCTGGAGGCGCTGGCCACCGCGGGCGCGTTCGACGGTTTCGGCCTCACCCGCCGCGAGGCGCTGTGGAACGCCGGCTACGTCGAGACCGCCGGTCAGCTGGAGGCCGTCACCGCCACTCCCGCGCCGCCGGCGCTGCCGGGGATGAGCGACGTCGAGCTGACCCTGGCCGACCTGTGGGCCACCTCGATCTCACCCACCGGCCACCCCATCGCGCACCTGCGGCCGCTGCTGCGCAGCGAGGGCATCCTCGCCGTCGAGGACCTCGCGACCGCCGAGCCGAACCGCCGGGTCACCGTCGCCGGGGTGGTGACGCACCGGCAGCGGCCCGGCACCGCGGGCGGCATCACGTTCCTCAACATCGAGGACGAGACCGGCATGCTCAACGTCGTCTGCGGCGGCGGGCTGTGGCAGCGGCACCGGCGGGTGGCCCGCAACGCCGCGTGCATGATCGTCCGCGGCATGCTGGAGCGCAAGGACGGCGTCATCAACCTGGTCGCCGACCGGCTGGCGTCGCTGGAGGAGCTGCACCCCGAGGCCGCCCGCGCCCTGCACGCCCGCCACCGCTCCCGCGACTTCCACTGA
- a CDS encoding zinc-binding alcohol dehydrogenase, protein MRRWTITGERRLELRETETPRPGAGEVLVGVELTAVSAGSELHAYRSGPSGFMDEPGYLAAGRVLETGAGVASVRPGDRVFAAAPHGDAAIVPAHRVVPVPDEVPFDEAVLCYLASLGLYCLHAGEYAAGENVAVVGLGVVGLCAALVATACGARTHAIDADDHRLRFAAGLGLPTWDGRDSALAGDVRRVSPEGVDLVVETSGSWRGLDTAARVCRRGSRIAVLGVYRDLPDARTGAALHRQLLSFPARFHYDGIRVVGCANHPWRDADDVEAGGWSVQRSVRYLLESVARGRLSLAPVVTDRIAPGDLPGLYGRLGDGDRSVVGVLVDWTAG, encoded by the coding sequence ATGAGGCGATGGACGATCACCGGCGAGCGGCGGCTGGAGCTGCGCGAGACCGAGACGCCCCGGCCAGGCGCCGGCGAGGTGCTGGTGGGCGTCGAGCTCACGGCCGTCAGCGCCGGCAGCGAGCTGCACGCGTACCGGTCCGGGCCGAGTGGCTTCATGGACGAGCCCGGCTACCTCGCGGCCGGCCGGGTGCTCGAGACGGGCGCGGGCGTCGCCTCGGTCCGTCCCGGCGACCGCGTCTTCGCGGCGGCCCCGCACGGCGACGCGGCGATCGTGCCCGCGCACCGCGTCGTCCCGGTGCCCGACGAGGTGCCCTTCGACGAGGCGGTCCTGTGCTACCTCGCCAGCCTCGGGCTGTACTGCCTGCACGCCGGCGAGTACGCGGCCGGCGAGAACGTGGCGGTCGTCGGGCTGGGTGTCGTCGGGCTGTGCGCGGCGCTGGTGGCGACGGCGTGCGGCGCCCGGACGCACGCGATCGACGCCGACGACCACCGTCTCCGGTTCGCCGCCGGCCTCGGCCTGCCCACGTGGGACGGGCGCGATTCGGCTCTGGCCGGCGACGTGCGGCGCGTCTCGCCCGAGGGCGTCGACCTCGTGGTCGAGACGAGCGGGAGCTGGCGAGGGCTCGACACCGCCGCCCGCGTGTGCCGGCGCGGCAGCCGCATCGCGGTGCTCGGCGTGTACCGCGACCTGCCGGACGCGCGGACCGGCGCCGCGCTGCATCGGCAGCTGCTGAGCTTCCCGGCGAGGTTCCACTACGACGGCATCCGGGTCGTCGGCTGCGCCAACCATCCGTGGCGGGACGCGGACGACGTCGAAGCGGGCGGATGGTCGGTCCAGCGCTCGGTGCGGTACCTCCTCGAGAGCGTCGCGCGGGGGCGGCTGTCGCTGGCACCCGTGGTCACCGACCGCATCGCGCCGGGCGACCTGCCGGGGCTGTACGGCCGGCTGGGCGACGGGGACCGTTCAGTCGTCGGCGTGCTGGTCGACTGGACCGCCGGCTGA